A window of the Lactuca sativa cultivar Salinas chromosome 5, Lsat_Salinas_v11, whole genome shotgun sequence genome harbors these coding sequences:
- the LOC111910051 gene encoding probable 2-oxoglutarate-dependent dioxygenase AOP1, whose translation MASETQIQIPVIDFSQLNMHNPDNQSIWESIKTDVLKALQDYGCFEASSVVSIDLQESVNDALKQLFNLPLETKLQNTSETAFHGYVQSPKVPLYESMGIGNPFIPENVDNFTNLMWPHDNPKFRESIKIYSKKLRELDEIVKRMVFESLDLEKYFDEQMKSTNYLLKLMKYRAPEPNESNIGLHTHTDTNIMTILHQDEVGGLEIQTKNNEWIRVKASPNSFVVVAGDTFNVWLNGRLHVPFHRVVMNETMSRYSLGFFSVQKSSNLVKAFDEMVDKERPLLYNPFDYGEFLKFFYKEGGIQSKFALKTYCGVSEGS comes from the exons ATGGCATCAGAAACTCAAATTCAAATTCCAGTAATCGATTTCTCCCAGCTAAATATGCATAATCCAGATAATCAGTCCATCTGGGAATCCATAAAAACCGACGTTTTAAAAGCTCTCCAAGACTATGGTTGCTTCGAAGCATCATCAGTTGTATCAATCGATCTTCAAGAATCTGTAAACGATGCATTGAAACAGCTCTTCAATCTCCCATTAGAAACCAAACTTCAAAACACATCAGAAACAGCCTTTCATGGCTATGTTCAATCTCCCAAGGTTCCACTCTACGAAAGCATGGGAATCGGTAATCCATTTATCCCTGAAAACGTTGATAATTTTACCAATCTAATGTGGCCTCATGACAACCCTAAATTTCG CGAAAGCATTAAAATATACTCAAAGAAGTTGCGAGAACTAGATGAGATAGTGAAGaggatggtgtttgagagcttgGATTTGGAGAAGTATTTTGATGAACAAATGAAATCAACAAATTACCTTCTTAAGTTGATGAAATATCGAGCACCAGAGCCAAATGAATCCAATATTGGACTCCATACTCATACTGATACGAACATAATGACAATTTTACATCAAGACGAAGTCGGAGGGTTAGAAATCCAGACTAAAAACAATGAATGGATACGAGTGAAAGCTTCTCCAAACTCTTTTGTTGTCGTAGCTGGGGATACTTTCAAT GTTTGGTTGAATGGCCGATTGCATGTCCCCTTTCATAGAGTGGTGATGAATGAAACTATGTCCAGATACTCGCTCGGGTTTTTTTCTGTACAAAAATCAAGCAACCTCGTGAAAGCATTTGATGAGATGGTAGACAAAGAACGTCCTTTGCTTTACAACCCTTTTGATTATGGAGAGTTTCTTAAGTTCTTTTATAAAGAGGGTGGCATTCAAAGCAAGTTCGCATTAAAGACATACTGTGGTGTCTCGGAGGGCTCGTGA